GGACTTATCGCAGAACACTTTACAACCCGTTGCTAAAGTGGGAAACCAATCTGAACCTGAACCTGGGCGTTGATTTCTCCATGTTCGATAACCGCTTTGGCGGCAGCGTGGAGTTCTTTCAGCGTAAATCCAAAGACCTGCTGTATTCCAGGCCTAAACCGCCTTCTATCGGTTATCCTTCCATAGATGAGAACATCGGCGCACTGAAAAATACCGGGGTAGACATCAACCTCCACGGCACACCGGTGAAGACAAAAGATTTCAGCTGGACAATAGACCTGAATGCCACCCATTACCGGAACAAGATCACCGCGTTGCCACAACTGGAAATTATCAGCGGTACAAAAAAATTGATGGTAGGAAAATCTATCTATGACTTCTGGCTGCGGGAATGGGCCGGCGTGAATCCCGCCACAGGCGCGCCAACCTGGCACTATACCGATCCTGCCAGTGGAAAGATCAGTGATACCAGCAACTACAGTGCAGCGACACAATACTATGCCGGTTCCTCCTTACCTGATGTGTATGGCGGCTTAACCAACACTTTCACCTACAAAGGTTTTTCCTTCTCATTCCTGATCACTTACAGCTTTGGCGGTAAGGTCCTGGATAACGATTATGTATTCCTGATGAGTACAGGTACCTCTCCGGGCCGTGCATGGTCCAAAGAAATGCTGAACGCCTGGACACCGGACAACACGAACACAGATGTGCCAAAGCTCACCACCGTGAATACCAGCTGGACTTCCAACTCTACCCGCTTTTTGTATGATGCTTCCTATGCACGTTTGAAAAGTGTGAACCTGAGCTATACACTTCCAAAACTTTGGATGGAAAAAGCACACCTGAATAATGTGATGGTATACCTGCAGGGAGAAAACCTGTTCACCGTTTACCACCACAAAGGAATGGACCCTGAACAGGCCGTTGGTGGAACTACCTATTATCGTTATCCGGCTATCAAATCACTTTCTGCCGGTATTAATCTGAGCTTCTAAATAACAGCATCATGAAAAAGAACAGACTATTACTTTTAGCAATATTTACGACGGCAATACTGGCGGCGTGCAACAAGGACTTCCTGAATACACAGCCTACCAACGCTGTACCGGAAGACCAGGTTTTTAATACGGTTGATAATGCCGAAACAGTACTGAATGGTACCTGGTCTTATATGTTTGAAGAATTCTTCACCTACGCAGTGCCGGGATATAAATCAATTCATCTCACCAGCGACGCCATGGGTAGCGATGTAGCGGTTACTACTTCCTATGGGTTGAGGGATGCCTATACATTTACTGAAATGTCTGATAACACCAAGAACCGGGTCACCGCTTTCTGGACCATTCTTTATAAGGTGATTGATAACTGTAATACGCTGATTGCCCGGATTGACGATGTACCGGGGGATGATGTCAAAAGACAGTACCTGAAAGGGCAGGCATATGCGTTGCGTGCCAACAGCTATCTCACGCTGGCATCTTTTTATCAGTTTGGTATCATTCACGGTGGGGCTGCCAAGGCGGTACCGCTCTATACCGAACCTTCCACGCCCACTACTGCGGGTAAAGGAAGGGCCACTATTGCGGAAGTATATCAGCAGGTCATTGACGATCTGCTGAAAGCGCAGCCATTACTGAAAAATTATACACGGGATGATACAAAAAAATGGAAAATAGACCTGCATGTAGCAGATGGTTTGCTGGCCAGGGCATACCTGTATAGCGGCCAATATGCCAAGGCTGCCACGCAGGCTGTTGCTGCCCGCGAGGGGTATCCGCTGATGTCAGGCGATGACTATAACAAGGGGTTCAGCGATATCAGCAATGCAGAATGGATCTGGGGACAGGGGCAAACCCCTAACCAGAGTAATGCCAGCTATAACTTCCATTTCCTGGATGTATCTACGCCGGCATCTTACTATCAGAGCTTTATGGCTGATCCGTACTTTAAAAACTTTTTCGACAGCGCGGATGTGCGTACCCGTTTGTTTGACTGGGACACATTACCCGACCAGGAAGGTTACCTGCGGTACAAAAAATTCCGGTTCCGTGATCCGGGTGCGCTGGTTGGCGACCTGGTGCTGATGCGTGCGGCCGAAATGTACCTGATAGAAGCAGAAGCATATGCGCGTGCAAGTAATCCTGCGAAAGCGGTGGAAGCCCTCAATGCGTTGCGGGTAGCCCGTAATGCGGTGCCATACAATCTTTCCGGTGGTGGTAGCCTGGTTGATACCATCCTGGTAGAACGGAGGAAGGAACTATGGGGAGAAGGATTTGCGTTGTCTGATATTATTCGTACAGGCGGCACCGTTGTGAGGAAAGCTTTCCTTGCCCATGATGGAAATGATAGTATTATTAATGTACCCCGTGGCGACGGTACCTTTAAACAAATAGCTGCACAGGGGCATAGAACGCTGGCATTGCCCGATGGTACTGCATTTGTGCCATACAGTCCGTATTATTTGTTTGCGATTCCGATTTCGGAAGTGCAGAATAATCCGAATTTGAATAACTAGGGACCTGGATTAAACAGATTTATGGATTAAAAAGGATGGATGTTATGATCTACTACTGACCGGATTAAACAGGTTGATTGGAGTAAACAGATGGATGTTATCATCTACTACACCCATCCGTTTTAATCCATAAATCTGTTTAATCCTGGTCAATATACCCATGGAACAATCCTGCTCGTATGTTTTATATAATCTTTGTACTCATCCCCGAACTTTTCTGTGAGCATTTTCTCTTCTACATTCATCCGGTAGATAAACGTAATAAACACCGGAACAAAAGCAACCCCGAGGCTTATCCAGTTATTCAACGATAAACCAAATCCGAGGAAAGACAGCAGGGAACCGGTATAGGCGGGATGCCGCAGTACGCTGTAAAGACCATCCTTCTTTAACTGATGATCTTTGCGGATGGTAACAACTACAGTAAATAAACGCCCCAGTGAGGCGATGGCAATATATCTCAGGATCATGCCCAGCAGTATAACGGATAAGCCTATATAGCTTATCTCAGCACTGTGCATGATAGGGTCGTATGTTTTGAAGGAAAGATATACCGCTATATTCACGCAGATAATAATGATGACCCATATCAGTGCGAGGCTTCCTCTGTCCTGTTTCTTTTTATCGGTGGTGTCGCCACCACGCAGTATGCGATGCAGCAGGACCTCAGATAAAAACCATACCAGGTATATAATGGTAGATACAAGACTGATAGAAACGGAGAAAAGGAGCATACGGACGTTTAATTAATATTACAGCTATACGTAATGTACATCATATTTTCAAGTCTTTAAAAAATGCTAATTTGTGGCAGGAATAAACACGTGTGCTATGGACAACTTACAGGCAATATTACAATCCGGAACTCCTGTTTTAATTGATTGCTTCGCTACCTGGTGCGGTCCCTGTAAAATGGTGCCACCCATTTTGAAAGAAGTAAAAGATAAGCTGGGAGAAGGTATCAGGATTATTAAAATAGATATCGATAAAAATCAGCCGCTGGCGGCGCAATGGCAGATCAGCAGCGTGCCCACACTACTGCTTTTTCGTGACGGCAAGCTCCTGTGGCGACAAAGCGGCGTTGTTCCTGCGCATCAGCTGATTCCACTACTCAATACCTACATCGCACAACAGTAACTAGAACTGCTGGTTGTAAAAACTTTGCAGATCCCTTTCCAGTTGGTCGTAAATAGGGCGGGTAAACTCCATAAACAGTTCCTGTGGCGGTGGCGGTGGTTCATCACGGCCACCCATCAACCGTTTATCTTCCTCACTTAAAGCCCTTGCATCTCCCCGGTAAGTACCAAACTGATTTAACCAGGTATAGCTGCCAGGGATGCGGTTGGTCCGGATTACTTTGCCATTGTCGGTAGCTGTGATCCGGTAGTCCAGCAAGCCTTTGGATACGACTGTCTTTTTTGTGATAAAGAGGGTAGCTTTCACCGTTGTATAAATATTCTGTTCCTTGCCGGTAGTATCTTTGGTAGTGCCGGTTACAATTTCCTTTGAAACATCGCGTTGGATGCGGTCTACATAGGTCTGGCCTACCACGAAGTCAAAAAAGCGGAGTTCAATATATTCATCGGGGCGTACATTTTGACTGAGGGCAAAACGTTCATCATAGAACCGCACAAAGCGGTTGATATTACGCTGTTGCAGATTTTTGACGAGATAATCCCTGAACTGGTCTGCGCTGAACTGAAAGAAAGCAGAACGGACTTCTATCTCACTCATCACCACATTCACCACACCTGCTTCAAAAGCTTCTTCCATGCGTTCTCTGGTGTCGCGGTAATCGTCGACCATTTTAAGGGTGGCGGTAAATTCATCGTATGCCTGGCGTGCGCTGGCTTTATCGCCTCTTTCCAGCAGGGATATGCCTCTGTCGTAACGGATCTCGGCGGCATTTTCCTGTGCGCCTGTAATCGCGTCGCGGTAGTCTTTTGGCGTCACCACCCGCAAGGCAGCAGGGGAGCTGTGAATAAGGGAATAGAGGTATTGCAGCTTATTGTATTCATTGCGTACGGCTTCCCATTTAAGCTGGTTGTTGGAGCGGAGGTATTCATTTACCCGGTCTTCATGCTGTTGCTGGGCATGTGTATAGGCGGTGGGCAGTATTTTCAGTGCGGTCGCATCCTGGGGTTTGCGTTGCAGCTTTTTTACAAAAGCGCCTATGGCATCATCATACCTGCCTTTATTAAATAATTTTTCGCCTGACCGGCAGGACAATAGGAGTACAGAAAACAGCAAACAGAAAGCACATAGTTTTTGTGTGATGCTGAGCGGTAAGCTTAATAGTTTCAAGGGATATTTTTTATAAAGGTGACTTCGCCTGGAATTTTATTTATTTGAAATACCTGCGCAACTCCCTGTCTGATTCACGTTGTTTGATTGATTCACGTTTGTCATGCAGTTTTTTACCTTTACCGATACCAATTTCTATTTTGGCCAGGCTTTTTTCGGTAATAAACATGCGAAGAGGCACGATGGTATAACCTCTTTCCTTCATTTTGTTTTCCAGCTTTCTCAGCTCACGTTTTGTCAGCAGCAGTTTACGTTCGCGTAAGGGGTCGTGGTTAGCACTGGTGCCATGGGAGTATTCGGCGATATGTAAACTTTTAACAAACAATTCCCCTTTGGAAAAATAGCAGAATGAATCATTAAAACTTACCCTGCTGGCACGGATTGACTTAATCTCTGTTCCTGTCAATACCATTCCGGCAATAAATTTTTCTTCTATTGCGTATTCAAAATATGCTGATCTGTTCTTTAATTCGGCCATTTTATGGAGATATTTTGGGATTTTTTGATTTACGAATGTAGGAATTTGAAATGCAGCGGAGATTATCAATCAAACCTCACCATCAAATCTCCGCTGCATTTCAAATTCCTACATTCGTAAATCAAAAAATCTCAAAATGTTTATCTAGTTTTTAAACAAACTCAGCAACTCTGCCAGTTTGTTTTTTAATTCTTTTCTGTCCATGATGAAATCCAGGAAGCCGTGTTCCAACAGGAACTCTGCGCTCTGGAAGCCGGCAGGGAGGTCTTTTTTAATCGTTTCTTTAATGATCCTCGGACCGGCAAAGCCGATCAGTGCGCCAGGTTCAGCGATGTTGAGATCGCCCAGCATGGCGTAGGAAGCCGTTACGCCTCCGGTGGTGGGATCAGTCATCAGGGAAATGTAGGGCAGGCGCGCATTTGCAAGCTGTGTCAGCTTTGCAGCCGTTTTAGCCATCTGCATGAGAGAAAATGCACTTTCCATCATACGGGCCCCTCCTGATTTGGAGATAATCATCAATGGCTTTTTATGGATGATGCAGTAGTCGATAGACCGGGCTATCTTTTCACCTACTACAGAGCCCATAGAACCGCCAATGAAGTTGAAGTCCATGCAGGCTACCACGAGGTCATGTCCCAGCACTTTGCCGGAACCTACGGTCATGGCATCTTTCAGCCCTGACTTTTTCTGCGCATCTTTGAGCCTGTCCGCATACGGTTTCAGGTCTTTGAAGCCCAGGAAATCGGTTGGGTAAATATTCGGGAACAGTTCCTCGAACTGTTTGTTGTCAAATATAATCTCGAAATACTCTGCGGAGTTGATGCGGTTATGATAATTACATTTATCGCAAACATAGAAATGCTCCTTCAGATCCTTAACAGTGATGGTTTTTTTACAGTTGGGACACTTATGCCACAATCCATCCGGTGCTTCCTTCTTTTCACTGGTGGTGGTGGAGATGCCTTGTTTAATTCGCTTAAACCAGCTTGACATATTTTGCTATTAGATTAGAAAATAGTGGTGCAAGATACGAATTAATGAATAAAACTAAAATGTATTAGTTTGCTGTTAGCTTTTAATAATAAAGCGGAAACAAAAGCGATTTATTTATCATAGATCACTTTTATTTCCGCTGAAAAAGTTGCTGACAGGCATTGCCCGCAGGTAAAAAGAAGGTTATTATGCGTTCCTGTTGATACAATTCAGGTCATGGAAGGCTTCTTCCAGGCGCTTTACAAAGGTTTCTTCGCCTTTGCGCAGCCATACACGCGGATCATAATATTT
The Chitinophaga sp. MM2321 DNA segment above includes these coding regions:
- a CDS encoding RagB/SusD family nutrient uptake outer membrane protein, coding for MKKNRLLLLAIFTTAILAACNKDFLNTQPTNAVPEDQVFNTVDNAETVLNGTWSYMFEEFFTYAVPGYKSIHLTSDAMGSDVAVTTSYGLRDAYTFTEMSDNTKNRVTAFWTILYKVIDNCNTLIARIDDVPGDDVKRQYLKGQAYALRANSYLTLASFYQFGIIHGGAAKAVPLYTEPSTPTTAGKGRATIAEVYQQVIDDLLKAQPLLKNYTRDDTKKWKIDLHVADGLLARAYLYSGQYAKAATQAVAAREGYPLMSGDDYNKGFSDISNAEWIWGQGQTPNQSNASYNFHFLDVSTPASYYQSFMADPYFKNFFDSADVRTRLFDWDTLPDQEGYLRYKKFRFRDPGALVGDLVLMRAAEMYLIEAEAYARASNPAKAVEALNALRVARNAVPYNLSGGGSLVDTILVERRKELWGEGFALSDIIRTGGTVVRKAFLAHDGNDSIINVPRGDGTFKQIAAQGHRTLALPDGTAFVPYSPYYLFAIPISEVQNNPNLNN
- the smpB gene encoding SsrA-binding protein SmpB yields the protein MAELKNRSAYFEYAIEEKFIAGMVLTGTEIKSIRASRVSFNDSFCYFSKGELFVKSLHIAEYSHGTSANHDPLRERKLLLTKRELRKLENKMKERGYTIVPLRMFITEKSLAKIEIGIGKGKKLHDKRESIKQRESDRELRRYFK
- the trxA gene encoding thioredoxin, whose protein sequence is MDNLQAILQSGTPVLIDCFATWCGPCKMVPPILKEVKDKLGEGIRIIKIDIDKNQPLAAQWQISSVPTLLLFRDGKLLWRQSGVVPAHQLIPLLNTYIAQQ
- the accD gene encoding acetyl-CoA carboxylase, carboxyltransferase subunit beta codes for the protein MSSWFKRIKQGISTTTSEKKEAPDGLWHKCPNCKKTITVKDLKEHFYVCDKCNYHNRINSAEYFEIIFDNKQFEELFPNIYPTDFLGFKDLKPYADRLKDAQKKSGLKDAMTVGSGKVLGHDLVVACMDFNFIGGSMGSVVGEKIARSIDYCIIHKKPLMIISKSGGARMMESAFSLMQMAKTAAKLTQLANARLPYISLMTDPTTGGVTASYAMLGDLNIAEPGALIGFAGPRIIKETIKKDLPAGFQSAEFLLEHGFLDFIMDRKELKNKLAELLSLFKN
- a CDS encoding isoprenylcysteine carboxylmethyltransferase family protein, which gives rise to MLLFSVSISLVSTIIYLVWFLSEVLLHRILRGGDTTDKKKQDRGSLALIWVIIIICVNIAVYLSFKTYDPIMHSAEISYIGLSVILLGMILRYIAIASLGRLFTVVVTIRKDHQLKKDGLYSVLRHPAYTGSLLSFLGFGLSLNNWISLGVAFVPVFITFIYRMNVEEKMLTEKFGDEYKDYIKHTSRIVPWVY